In the genome of Tropicibacter oceani, one region contains:
- a CDS encoding AMP-binding protein, translated as MALTLASRFKTLIDLCQTRSGQTALIGVRDSLSYAGLGRRTQAIYHALSTAPQGMVLIHGHKEMDVVPAMMAATFAGRGFVFADISYPAGRVAQIIQTCNCGVVLRTDPKALQTDLFTIDTGRLSDRILEDLRLDPKDEEALFYVTFTSGSTGVPKGIPTTRASYAALSDWFEPENTGSAGGTDAHVSHASMAFDMSMSDIWTALFAGRSLYLLDHTNTLSPRANIHQLLSHPKAPAGTLTATPAFFALMLEDPKFNAQTLPRLRAFWIGGEAVQRSLLLRLRDRFPGCEIHHAYGPSECACITHSHILSDAALAGTGPLPLGPEQSGCRVLVDTGKGFALTGQGEIVLVGPQVGTCYWPLDHPNNANFGMVQGMRSYRTGDHGEVDETGSLKIHGRIDNQVKVNGFRIELGEIERSAVQVDGIRQAVALQADESSPTRGLILVLNGDGLDQGADKIGHVRDHLRATLPPFMMPAKIVIAPDLPMSHSGKIDRRAMKERFGTA; from the coding sequence ATGGCTTTGACCCTTGCCAGCCGTTTCAAGACCCTGATCGACCTTTGCCAGACCCGGTCCGGCCAGACCGCGCTGATCGGTGTGCGCGACAGCCTGAGCTATGCGGGGCTGGGTCGCCGCACGCAGGCGATCTATCACGCGCTCAGCACCGCGCCGCAGGGCATGGTGTTGATCCACGGACACAAGGAAATGGACGTGGTGCCCGCCATGATGGCCGCCACCTTTGCCGGGCGTGGCTTTGTCTTTGCCGATATTTCCTATCCGGCCGGCCGTGTCGCGCAGATCATCCAGACCTGCAATTGCGGCGTTGTCCTGCGCACCGATCCCAAGGCCCTGCAGACCGATCTGTTCACCATCGACACCGGCCGCCTGTCCGACCGCATTCTCGAAGATCTGCGTCTTGATCCCAAGGACGAAGAGGCGCTGTTCTATGTCACCTTCACCTCGGGGTCGACCGGGGTGCCAAAGGGCATTCCGACCACCCGCGCCAGCTATGCCGCGCTGTCCGACTGGTTTGAACCCGAAAACACCGGCTCCGCCGGCGGCACCGATGCCCATGTCAGCCACGCCAGCATGGCCTTTGACATGAGCATGAGCGACATCTGGACCGCCCTTTTCGCCGGGCGCAGCCTGTATCTGCTGGATCACACCAATACCCTGTCGCCGCGTGCGAACATCCACCAGTTGCTGTCGCACCCCAAGGCCCCGGCAGGCACGCTGACCGCCACCCCGGCGTTTTTCGCGCTGATGCTTGAGGACCCCAAGTTCAACGCCCAGACCCTGCCGCGTCTGCGCGCCTTCTGGATCGGCGGCGAGGCGGTGCAACGGTCGCTGCTGCTGCGGCTGCGTGACAGGTTTCCCGGCTGCGAGATTCACCATGCCTATGGCCCGTCCGAATGCGCCTGCATCACCCATTCGCATATCCTGAGCGATGCGGCGCTGGCCGGAACCGGGCCGCTGCCGCTGGGCCCCGAACAATCGGGGTGCCGGGTGCTGGTGGACACGGGCAAAGGCTTTGCCTTGACCGGGCAGGGGGAAATCGTGCTGGTCGGCCCACAGGTCGGCACCTGTTATTGGCCGCTGGACCACCCGAACAACGCCAATTTCGGCATGGTACAGGGCATGCGCAGCTATCGCACCGGCGATCACGGCGAAGTGGACGAAACCGGCAGCCTGAAGATCCACGGCCGCATCGACAACCAGGTCAAGGTCAACGGGTTCCGCATCGAGCTGGGCGAGATCGAGCGCAGCGCCGTGCAGGTGGACGGCATCCGGCAGGCCGTGGCGCTTCAGGCCGATGAAAGTAGCCCGACCCGGGGGCTGATCCTGGTGTTGAACGGCGACGGCCTGGATCAGGGCGCGGACAAGATCGGCCATGTGCGCGACCACCTGCGCGCCACCCTGCCGCCCTTCATGATGCCGGCCAAGATCGTCATCGCCCCCGACCTGCCGATGTCGCACAGCGGCAAGATCGACCGACGTGCGATGAAAGAGCGCTTTGGCACAGCGTGA
- a CDS encoding cytochrome P450 yields MLTLRERPRSLTTGAARCIADLPQISMDSDHYASIGFLRSVQMAARKHGPVLNLRFDRDGNKVLLGEAGFGDAWRRHSRQLVKDVDDYPAPASLARMLLDNNLTTAREGAEWEDMRAQFAPLMRYKMHSYAEAVEAAAEQMIESLSRTDPDRPSLWSVCGTWSAQTVAHPVLGFSFTDDMVLDLVNALRQCMFHLVQESPGKDRAALLNDDQLLKMRARLGQLVHCAIRLCRPGDDTMVGHLLDLRGVPRGSEAAPEVVADLQPILIGALAATVHNNSLGMFWTMMKLAQHPQAAAAVAAEARQGKDAPWHLNTAPVALAAVREALRINPVLPFIERKATADLDLNGLSIPRGTTVVFSPWIVHRDPRDWPDPMNYDLTRFTNGERVDLTRWFPFGLGHRACIGSNLALNQIARSITLICDRLSLSIPRQTLASYWQPTYRVLLEPREDGGVLTAVPRP; encoded by the coding sequence ATGCTGACCCTTCGGGAAAGACCGCGCAGCCTGACCACGGGTGCCGCGCGCTGTATCGCCGATCTGCCGCAGATCTCGATGGACAGCGACCATTACGCCTCGATCGGGTTTCTGCGCTCGGTCCAGATGGCGGCGCGCAAACACGGCCCGGTGCTGAACCTGCGCTTTGACCGGGACGGCAACAAGGTGCTGCTGGGCGAAGCGGGCTTTGGTGACGCATGGCGGCGGCATTCGCGGCAGCTGGTCAAGGACGTGGACGACTATCCCGCTCCGGCCTCGCTTGCGCGGATGTTGCTGGACAACAACCTGACCACCGCCCGCGAAGGTGCGGAATGGGAGGACATGCGCGCCCAGTTCGCCCCGCTGATGCGCTACAAGATGCATTCCTACGCCGAGGCGGTCGAGGCCGCGGCCGAGCAGATGATCGAAAGCCTGTCGCGCACCGACCCGGACCGCCCCTCGCTTTGGAGCGTTTGCGGAACCTGGTCGGCGCAGACGGTGGCGCACCCGGTGCTTGGGTTCAGCTTTACCGACGACATGGTGCTGGATCTGGTGAATGCGCTGCGCCAGTGCATGTTTCACCTGGTCCAGGAATCCCCGGGCAAGGACCGCGCGGCGCTGCTGAACGACGACCAGCTGCTGAAAATGCGCGCGCGGCTGGGGCAGCTGGTGCATTGCGCCATCCGCCTGTGCCGCCCCGGCGACGATACCATGGTGGGCCACCTTTTGGACCTGCGCGGGGTACCGCGCGGCTCCGAGGCCGCGCCCGAGGTCGTGGCAGACCTGCAGCCCATCCTGATCGGCGCGCTGGCGGCGACGGTGCACAACAACTCGCTTGGGATGTTCTGGACCATGATGAAGCTGGCCCAGCACCCGCAGGCCGCCGCCGCCGTCGCCGCCGAAGCGCGGCAGGGCAAGGACGCGCCCTGGCATCTGAACACGGCCCCCGTGGCCCTGGCGGCCGTGCGCGAAGCCCTGCGCATCAACCCGGTCCTGCCCTTTATCGAACGCAAGGCAACCGCCGATCTGGACCTGAACGGGCTGTCCATTCCGCGCGGCACCACGGTCGTGTTTTCGCCCTGGATCGTGCACCGCGATCCGCGCGACTGGCCCGATCCGATGAACTATGACCTGACCCGGTTCACCAATGGCGAACGGGTCGACCTGACGCGCTGGTTCCCGTTTGGGCTGGGCCACCGCGCCTGCATCGGATCGAACCTTGCGCTGAACCAGATTGCCCGGTCGATCACGCTGATCTGTGACCGTCTCAGCCTGTCGATCCCGCGCCAGACGCTGGCGTCCTATTGGCAGCCCACCTACCGCGTCCTGCTTGAACCGCGCGAGGACGGCGGCGTTCTGACCGCCGTTCCGCGCCCCTGA
- a CDS encoding 3-oxoacyl-[acyl-carrier-protein] synthase III C-terminal domain-containing protein, with protein MELVRIAHTMDCASFPDLATLGEAYGWSQRTHRIFDRMFGLQSTALHPKMSLAEGLRLSAQRLADQSTELRGTVDYLVYCHALNTALPLEQETLSQIAAQVFDSTPEVLSVTHGSCASAIMAMQMLRTLPGDRPANIVLLTGEKCFFELLNYADNNGLFGELASAVYLRAGAGQGGTRVAATTAGVFEGVCQPLAKADRDLAASYDQAFIPTMTRAVQTVLDEAGLTADDIDVILPTHLSPFTFNRVAAQLGIPGERVIKQNLSRIGHCFCGDLFINYDTWLQAVPANDRPLNVLSFAAGMTGSYAAIILTKDQCA; from the coding sequence ATGGAACTGGTCCGGATCGCCCATACCATGGACTGCGCGAGCTTTCCCGACCTTGCCACGCTGGGCGAGGCCTATGGCTGGTCACAGCGCACGCACCGCATCTTTGACCGGATGTTCGGGCTGCAATCGACGGCCCTGCATCCAAAGATGTCGCTGGCCGAGGGGCTGCGCCTGTCCGCGCAGCGTCTGGCCGATCAAAGCACGGAGTTGCGCGGCACGGTCGACTATCTTGTCTATTGCCACGCGCTGAACACCGCGCTGCCCCTTGAACAGGAAACCCTGTCGCAGATCGCGGCCCAGGTGTTCGACAGTACGCCCGAAGTGCTGTCCGTCACCCACGGATCTTGCGCCAGCGCCATCATGGCGATGCAGATGCTGCGAACGCTGCCCGGCGACCGGCCCGCGAACATCGTTCTTCTGACCGGGGAAAAGTGCTTTTTCGAACTGCTCAACTATGCCGACAACAACGGACTGTTCGGGGAACTGGCAAGCGCGGTCTATCTGCGCGCCGGGGCAGGGCAGGGCGGCACACGGGTTGCGGCCACCACCGCAGGGGTTTTCGAAGGCGTCTGCCAGCCGCTGGCCAAGGCCGACAGGGACTTGGCCGCCAGCTATGACCAGGCCTTCATCCCGACCATGACCCGCGCGGTGCAGACCGTCCTGGACGAGGCCGGGCTGACAGCGGACGACATCGACGTGATCCTGCCGACGCATCTGTCGCCCTTCACCTTCAACCGGGTCGCCGCCCAGCTGGGCATTCCCGGCGAACGGGTGATCAAACAGAACCTGTCCCGCATCGGCCACTGCTTTTGCGGCGATCTTTTCATCAACTACGACACCTGGCTTCAGGCGGTTCCGGCCAATGACAGGCCACTGAATGTCCTCTCTTTTGCCGCGGGCATGACCGGCTCTTACGCGGCGATCATCCTCACCAAGGACCAATGCGCATGA
- a CDS encoding acyl carrier protein, whose product MKAHFAQVVEAIRDILEFQSAEQLTEDTLLETDLGMDSGLMLELIMQLEDSVEGLVIDQASISYEEFKSVGSVCDYIAARVQIAEPA is encoded by the coding sequence ATGAAAGCCCATTTTGCCCAAGTCGTCGAAGCCATCCGCGACATCCTTGAATTCCAGTCTGCCGAGCAGTTGACCGAAGACACCCTGCTGGAAACCGACCTGGGGATGGACAGCGGTCTGATGCTGGAACTGATCATGCAGCTCGAGGACAGCGTCGAAGGCCTGGTCATCGACCAGGCGTCGATTTCCTACGAGGAATTCAAATCCGTCGGCTCGGTCTGCGATTACATCGCTGCCCGCGTCCAGATCGCCGAGCCTGCGTGA
- a CDS encoding ABC transporter permease — MSLIRQSVALSAANLKSLPRRLWISVSMVFSVALVVTVLLGFLAMSNGFRTSLQQAGAQDIAIALGTGASTELGSQIEPSQLHLLSGAEGIARDANGTPIISTELVVPVDASVKGSGLYETLSLRGIGAFGLTVRPLVQITEGRAFTPGAAEIVVGRRLSADYQGLSLGDQVTFGTSVWTVVGIFDAQGSVFESEMFADAAMVQTLFKRPNLVQSARIQLTSAEALAPLAKHAETTAQIALPLKSEQDYFAGMAQSTSRLILFLGWPLAITMAAGAVIGALTTMYSSVSDRSTEIATVRTIGFSRRAAFVGTWVEAMVLTLLGCAVGVAVAWFGLDGWSASTTGADQTQIGFQLALSPALVGQAVILSLVIGAIGGGLPALNATRIPLRLAMTGRS, encoded by the coding sequence ATGTCCCTGATCAGACAATCCGTGGCCCTGTCGGCCGCCAACCTCAAAAGCCTGCCAAGACGACTGTGGATTTCCGTGTCGATGGTGTTTTCCGTGGCGCTGGTCGTCACCGTGCTGCTGGGGTTCCTGGCCATGTCGAACGGCTTCCGCACGTCGCTGCAACAGGCCGGCGCGCAGGACATCGCCATCGCCCTTGGCACCGGTGCCTCGACCGAGCTGGGCAGCCAGATCGAACCGTCGCAACTGCACCTGTTGTCCGGCGCGGAGGGCATTGCCCGCGACGCCAATGGCACGCCGATCATCTCGACCGAACTGGTCGTGCCGGTCGATGCCTCGGTCAAGGGGTCGGGCCTGTATGAAACGCTGTCGCTGCGCGGGATCGGGGCCTTTGGTCTGACCGTCAGGCCGCTGGTGCAGATCACCGAAGGCCGCGCCTTTACCCCCGGCGCCGCCGAGATCGTCGTGGGCCGTCGGCTGAGCGCCGATTACCAGGGCCTGTCGCTGGGTGATCAGGTGACCTTTGGCACCTCGGTCTGGACGGTCGTGGGGATTTTCGACGCGCAGGGATCGGTGTTCGAATCCGAGATGTTCGCCGATGCCGCCATGGTGCAGACCCTGTTCAAACGCCCCAACCTTGTGCAATCGGCCCGCATTCAGCTGACCTCGGCGGAGGCGCTGGCCCCCCTGGCCAAGCATGCCGAAACCACGGCGCAGATCGCCCTGCCGCTGAAAAGCGAACAGGACTATTTCGCCGGCATGGCGCAAAGCACGTCGCGGTTGATCCTGTTCCTGGGCTGGCCGCTGGCCATCACCATGGCGGCGGGCGCGGTGATCGGTGCGCTGACAACGATGTATTCCAGCGTCTCGGATCGCAGCACCGAAATCGCCACCGTGCGCACCATCGGCTTTTCCCGCCGCGCCGCCTTTGTCGGCACCTGGGTCGAGGCGATGGTGCTGACCCTGCTGGGCTGCGCCGTGGGCGTTGCCGTCGCCTGGTTCGGCCTGGACGGCTGGAGCGCCTCGACCACCGGGGCGGACCAGACGCAGATCGGGTTCCAGCTGGCGTTGTCCCCGGCGCTGGTGGGTCAGGCGGTGATCCTGTCGCTGGTGATCGGCGCCATTGGCGGCGGGCTACCGGCGCTGAACGCCACGCGCATTCCCCTGCGCCTGGCGATGACCGGACGATCCTGA
- a CDS encoding cytochrome P450, with the protein MSMTEVIDKPGLAPPEMPVSEGQFATLGLIKIAERAVRQHGPVVTLLLPGGRRMTVLGRAAHAALWQDNPDAFHKDVDDPHSGVSLTRAVLGPTLLTARAGQEWDTMRREMTQILGLSKTWFQRPLAQATQALVTDLHTRPDLPLLEHCIAWATRAICEPLIGQRALDAVSRDLVHRLNASFLALLSDPVGAAPQGILDHYAQVMQRIAGEHGPDSIASHVLARAGDADQTDALRATVGGLLVASLHINALSLFWALVQIAEDAALQDALHQEAKPWALDPRRVVDTPLAFASIREAQRLRPVMAFIERQVKTEIAVDGHTLTPGDTVLFSPWLVQRGPDWPEALRFDPARFAPGQKQPKGSYFPFGIGPRICPGTNLVNQQLTFALSGVALALRLAPNPTTRAGDLAPMFRVNLEPRGPVTLVATPR; encoded by the coding sequence ATGTCCATGACTGAGGTGATCGACAAACCGGGGCTGGCCCCGCCCGAAATGCCGGTCAGCGAAGGCCAGTTCGCCACGCTGGGCCTGATCAAGATCGCCGAACGCGCGGTGCGCCAGCACGGGCCGGTGGTCACGCTGCTGTTGCCCGGCGGGCGGCGCATGACGGTGCTGGGCCGGGCCGCCCATGCGGCGCTGTGGCAGGACAACCCGGATGCCTTTCACAAGGACGTGGACGACCCGCATTCCGGCGTGTCGCTGACCCGCGCCGTTCTGGGGCCGACCTTGCTGACCGCCCGCGCGGGCCAGGAATGGGACACCATGCGGCGCGAGATGACGCAGATCCTTGGCCTGTCCAAGACGTGGTTCCAGCGGCCCTTGGCGCAGGCGACGCAGGCCCTTGTCACCGATCTGCACACCCGCCCCGATCTGCCCCTGCTGGAACACTGCATCGCCTGGGCGACCCGCGCGATTTGCGAGCCGCTGATCGGCCAGCGCGCGCTGGATGCGGTGTCGCGCGACCTGGTGCACCGGCTGAACGCCAGCTTTCTGGCGCTTTTGTCCGACCCGGTCGGCGCCGCGCCGCAAGGCATTCTGGACCACTACGCACAGGTCATGCAGCGCATCGCGGGGGAACATGGCCCCGACAGCATCGCCAGCCATGTGTTGGCGCGCGCCGGTGACGCGGACCAGACCGATGCGCTGCGTGCCACTGTCGGCGGGCTGCTGGTCGCCAGCCTGCATATCAACGCATTGTCACTGTTCTGGGCGCTGGTTCAGATCGCCGAGGACGCGGCCCTGCAGGACGCGTTGCACCAAGAGGCCAAGCCATGGGCGTTGGACCCGCGCCGCGTGGTCGACACGCCCCTGGCCTTTGCCAGCATCCGCGAGGCTCAGCGCCTGCGCCCTGTCATGGCCTTTATCGAACGGCAGGTGAAAACCGAAATCGCGGTCGACGGCCATACCCTGACCCCGGGGGATACGGTGCTGTTTTCGCCCTGGCTGGTGCAGCGCGGACCGGATTGGCCCGAGGCCCTGCGCTTTGATCCCGCGCGCTTTGCCCCCGGGCAGAAACAGCCCAAGGGCAGCTATTTCCCCTTTGGCATCGGCCCGCGCATCTGCCCCGGCACCAACCTTGTGAACCAGCAGCTGACCTTTGCCCTGTCGGGCGTCGCGCTTGCGCTGCGCCTTGCCCCCAACCCGACGACCCGCGCCGGGGATCTTGCCCCGATGTTCCGCGTGAACCTTGAACCGCGCGGCCCCGTCACCCTTGTTGCCACCCCGCGTTGA
- a CDS encoding class I adenylate-forming enzyme family protein, translating into MIPHHLFLYQHLDHSAARRADHVAVQDTRISLTYGALRQEAVAIARRLQTLGVQPGDRVILLLENSVDFARAYWGAVYAGAVVTPLSVETKTDKLGFILGDCTPAAVIADEALTDEVHVALPADLNPAVISLHAPGEITADGPAPCAGRVIDQDLGCMIYTSGSTGHPKGVMLSHQNLTAAARSVCTYLGYTEDDRIFVTIPLTFDYGMHQLTMGALVGATVVIERNFASPLFTLDRLVKSGATCFPLVPTMAPLISALADRFDFSGIRLISSTAAALHPRVIDQLREIFSQATVFSMYGLTECHRCTYLPPDQLERRKGSVGIAIPNTEMWVEDSEGQRHYRDATGTLVIRGATVMKGYWNNPEKTAQRLRPGKFPGEFVLNTGDLCRLDPEGYLYFIARSDDVLKIRGEKVAPKEVEDALLMHPAVSEAVVVGRPDKVQGHQLHALVTLKPGMSPDPKELRDWCAQHLESIAVPRRVEIREAFARNANGKIDRNSLIDELA; encoded by the coding sequence ATGATCCCCCATCACCTGTTCCTTTACCAGCACCTGGACCACAGCGCCGCGCGCCGCGCCGATCATGTGGCGGTGCAGGACACCCGCATCAGCCTGACCTATGGCGCCCTGCGCCAAGAGGCCGTGGCCATCGCCCGCCGGCTGCAGACGCTGGGCGTTCAGCCCGGAGACCGGGTCATCCTGCTGCTGGAAAACTCGGTCGATTTTGCCCGTGCCTATTGGGGCGCGGTCTATGCCGGGGCGGTTGTCACCCCGCTAAGCGTCGAGACCAAGACCGACAAGCTGGGCTTTATCCTGGGCGATTGCACCCCCGCCGCCGTCATTGCCGACGAGGCACTGACAGACGAGGTGCACGTGGCCCTGCCCGCCGACCTGAACCCGGCGGTGATCAGCCTGCACGCCCCCGGCGAGATCACGGCCGACGGCCCGGCGCCCTGCGCGGGCCGGGTGATCGACCAGGATCTGGGCTGCATGATCTACACCAGCGGTTCGACCGGGCACCCCAAGGGCGTAATGCTGAGCCATCAGAACCTGACGGCCGCCGCGCGGTCGGTCTGTACCTACCTGGGGTACACCGAAGACGATCGCATCTTTGTGACCATCCCGCTGACCTTTGACTATGGCATGCACCAGTTGACCATGGGCGCGCTGGTCGGCGCGACCGTGGTGATCGAACGCAACTTTGCCAGCCCGCTGTTCACGCTGGACCGGCTGGTGAAGTCCGGCGCGACCTGTTTCCCCCTGGTGCCCACCATGGCGCCGCTGATCTCGGCGCTGGCCGACCGGTTCGATTTCTCGGGGATCCGGCTGATTTCCTCGACCGCCGCGGCGCTGCACCCGCGCGTCATCGACCAGCTTCGGGAAATCTTTTCGCAGGCGACGGTGTTCTCGATGTACGGGCTGACCGAATGCCATCGCTGCACCTATCTGCCGCCTGACCAGTTGGAGCGCCGCAAGGGTAGCGTCGGCATCGCCATCCCCAACACCGAAATGTGGGTCGAGGACAGCGAAGGCCAAAGGCACTATCGCGACGCAACCGGCACCCTGGTGATCCGCGGCGCAACGGTGATGAAGGGCTATTGGAACAACCCCGAAAAGACCGCACAGCGCCTGCGCCCCGGCAAGTTCCCCGGTGAATTCGTGCTGAACACCGGCGATCTGTGCCGGCTGGACCCCGAAGGATACCTGTATTTCATCGCCCGGTCCGACGACGTGCTGAAGATCCGCGGTGAAAAGGTCGCCCCGAAAGAGGTCGAGGACGCCCTGCTGATGCACCCGGCGGTGTCCGAGGCAGTTGTCGTCGGACGCCCCGACAAGGTGCAGGGCCACCAGCTGCACGCGCTGGTGACGCTGAAACCGGGCATGTCCCCCGATCCCAAGGAGCTGCGCGACTGGTGCGCCCAGCACCTGGAAAGCATCGCGGTGCCGCGCCGGGTGGAAATCCGCGAAGCCTTTGCCCGCAACGCGAATGGCAAGATCGACCGCAATTCCCTGATCGACGAACTGGCCTGA
- a CDS encoding helix-turn-helix domain-containing protein, with protein sequence MFSLPLPFVVVLFLAFFLLSLILADKPWTLTRLAFAGLLGLGILHGSVTGLVWSYDLTWLRPALPILASLLPVATWLAFRSMAQSARRLHPTRIALHLIPTLVIVPLAFTGSLLIDPIIVASFVTHGVILWRMGAQGPDGFQKTLLHRALSASRAAMGAGVLLILNALVDISIIVDFQLTGGRHVLTILSAISVLILLLLAVVAATGINAASEDEPEEEDAPRPQLPAVTEDHKDTLRKVDTLMQDTRLYTDPDLTLIKIARKLGIPSREISTAINRHNGMNVSQYVNRLRLDEACRLLDTTDQSITEIHLDSGFQTKSNFNREFKRQFGCSPSQWRAGRRDKA encoded by the coding sequence ATGTTTTCATTGCCCCTGCCTTTTGTCGTTGTCCTTTTCCTTGCCTTTTTCCTGCTCAGCCTGATTCTGGCAGACAAGCCCTGGACCCTGACGCGCCTTGCTTTTGCAGGGCTTTTGGGTTTGGGCATCCTGCACGGAAGCGTCACCGGCCTGGTCTGGAGCTATGATCTGACCTGGCTGCGCCCGGCGCTGCCGATCCTTGCCTCGCTTTTGCCTGTGGCGACATGGCTGGCCTTTCGCAGCATGGCGCAAAGCGCGCGCAGGTTGCATCCCACCCGCATCGCGCTGCACCTGATACCGACGCTGGTGATCGTGCCGCTGGCCTTTACCGGGTCGCTGCTGATCGACCCGATCATCGTCGCCAGCTTTGTCACCCATGGCGTGATCCTGTGGCGGATGGGGGCGCAGGGGCCGGACGGGTTTCAGAAAACCCTGCTGCACCGGGCCTTGTCCGCGTCGCGGGCGGCGATGGGGGCGGGGGTTCTGCTGATCCTCAATGCGCTGGTCGATATTTCCATCATCGTGGATTTCCAGCTGACCGGGGGGCGGCACGTGCTGACCATCCTTTCGGCGATTTCCGTGCTGATCCTGCTGCTGCTGGCCGTGGTCGCCGCCACCGGCATCAACGCCGCCAGCGAGGACGAGCCCGAGGAAGAGGACGCGCCCAGGCCGCAACTGCCCGCCGTGACCGAGGATCACAAGGACACGCTGCGCAAGGTCGATACCCTGATGCAGGACACCCGGCTGTACACAGACCCCGACCTGACGCTGATCAAGATCGCGCGCAAGCTGGGCATTCCGTCGCGCGAAATCTCGACCGCGATCAACCGGCACAATGGCATGAACGTGTCGCAATACGTCAACCGCCTGCGCCTGGACGAAGCCTGCCGCCTGCTGGACACCACGGACCAGTCCATCACCGAGATCCACCTGGACAGCGGGTTCCAGACCAAGTCGAACTTCAACCGCGAATTCAAACGGCAGTTTGGTTGTTCGCCGTCGCAATGGCGGGCAGGGCGCCGGGACAAGGCGTGA
- a CDS encoding AMP-binding protein, which translates to MQGAADFLARIHAGFAGVSAPACLHDAGDLSFDQLHGRSSALAAELAGDRSPVMIRGHKHASYLVAYWACLLAGRPLIPIEPDLPVQRIRDAAAKAGVGLMLGAGTAALTDDPGVPQRDVTDFDESLPGFSPVPRAGRDTAYIMFSSGTSGQPKGIRVSYDNLAGFVDWLRGGLLPDVPLRAVTGNVRYCFDVSLFELWTSWLRRIPISVLDHGDFINSRKYIDRYAAHGAGLWISTPSAIQFYMRDKQFNGQNMPDLRLFLFCGEILPKHLVVDLRQRFPGARVINTYGPTECTVAVTSVEITDDHLVAERPLPIGAPRRGCSLVLEQGQITICGAPVGPGYVGLPDKQAAAFPAPNRYRTGDIGHQGADGLWYFQGRADREIKLQGIRIDLNEIEAQIRALQGVQAAVVDPHKLRGSYRALNAYVSGPDCADGLASLARRMATDLPAYMVPRFWFGCRDLQFNHNTKLDRGTFMAAAHAGDLRYVHD; encoded by the coding sequence ATGCAAGGGGCCGCCGATTTTCTGGCACGAATCCATGCGGGCTTTGCCGGGGTTTCGGCACCGGCCTGCCTGCATGACGCCGGGGACCTCAGTTTTGACCAGCTGCACGGCCGGTCCTCTGCCCTTGCGGCAGAGCTGGCCGGGGATCGGTCCCCGGTGATGATCCGGGGGCACAAGCATGCCAGCTATCTGGTGGCCTACTGGGCCTGCCTGCTGGCGGGCCGCCCCCTGATCCCGATCGAACCCGACCTGCCGGTGCAGCGCATCCGCGATGCTGCCGCCAAGGCCGGTGTCGGTCTGATGCTGGGCGCCGGGACCGCCGCGTTGACGGATGATCCCGGTGTGCCGCAACGCGATGTGACCGATTTTGACGAAAGCCTGCCGGGGTTCTCCCCGGTGCCGCGCGCGGGCCGGGATACGGCCTATATCATGTTCTCGTCCGGCACCTCGGGGCAACCCAAGGGTATCCGCGTCAGCTATGACAACCTTGCAGGTTTTGTCGACTGGCTGCGCGGCGGGCTGTTGCCCGACGTGCCGCTGCGCGCGGTGACGGGCAACGTGCGCTATTGTTTCGACGTCTCCCTGTTCGAGCTGTGGACAAGCTGGCTGCGCCGGATTCCGATCTCGGTTCTTGATCACGGCGACTTCATCAACTCGCGCAAGTATATCGACCGCTACGCCGCGCATGGGGCGGGGCTGTGGATATCGACGCCGTCGGCCATCCAGTTCTACATGCGGGACAAGCAGTTCAACGGCCAGAACATGCCCGACCTGCGTCTGTTCCTGTTCTGCGGAGAGATCCTGCCGAAACATCTGGTGGTCGACCTGCGCCAACGGTTCCCCGGCGCACGGGTGATCAACACCTACGGGCCGACGGAATGCACGGTGGCGGTGACCTCGGTCGAGATCACCGACGATCACCTGGTGGCTGAGCGCCCCTTGCCTATCGGCGCGCCGCGCCGGGGCTGTTCGCTGGTGCTGGAACAGGGGCAGATCACCATCTGCGGTGCGCCGGTTGGCCCCGGCTATGTCGGGCTGCCCGACAAGCAGGCCGCCGCCTTTCCCGCGCCGAACCGCTATCGCACCGGCGACATCGGCCATCAGGGCGCGGACGGTCTGTGGTACTTTCAGGGCCGCGCCGACCGCGAGATCAAGCTGCAGGGCATCCGCATCGACCTGAACGAGATCGAGGCCCAGATCCGCGCCCTGCAGGGTGTGCAGGCGGCTGTCGTCGATCCGCACAAGCTGCGCGGGTCGTACCGGGCGCTGAACGCCTATGTCAGCGGGCCTGATTGCGCCGACGGGCTGGCCAGCCTTGCGCGCCGCATGGCCACCGATCTGCCTGCCTACATGGTGCCGCGGTTCTGGTTCGGCTGCCGCGATCTGCAATTCAACCACAACACCAAGCTTGACCGAGGCACCTTCATGGCCGCGGCCCACGCAGGAGATTTGCGCTATGTCCATGACTGA